The Streptococcus mitis genome has a segment encoding these proteins:
- a CDS encoding peptide chain release factor 3, protein MNIQEEIKKRRTFAIISHPDAGKTTITEQLLYFGGEIREAGTVKGKKTGTFAKSDWMDIEKQRGISVTSSVMQFDYDGKRVNILDTPGHEDFSEDTYRTLMAVDAAVMVVDSAKGIEAQTKKLFEVVKHRGIPVFTFMNKLDRDGREPLDLLQELEEVLGIASYPMNWPIGMGKAFEGLYDLYNQRLELYKGDERFASLEDGDKLFGSNPFYEQVKDDIELLNEAGNEFSEEAILAGELTPVFFGSALTNFGVQTFLETFLKFAPEPHGHKKTDGEIVDPYDEDFSGFVFKIQANMDPRHRDRIAFVRIVSGEFERGMSVNLPRTGKGAKLSNVTQFMAESRENVTNAVAGDIIGVYDTGTYQVGDTLTVGKNKFEFEPLPTFTPEIFMKVSAKNVMKQKSFHKGIEQLVQEGAIQLYKNYQTGEYMLGAVGQLQFEVFKHRMEGEYNAEVVMSPMGKKTVRWIKPEDLDERMSSSRNILAKDRFDQPVFLFENDFALRWFADKYPDVELEEKM, encoded by the coding sequence ATGAATATTCAAGAAGAAATTAAGAAACGTCGTACCTTTGCTATCATCTCCCACCCTGACGCCGGGAAAACAACCATCACTGAGCAGTTGCTCTACTTTGGGGGCGAGATTCGTGAAGCTGGTACCGTAAAAGGAAAGAAAACAGGGACTTTTGCCAAGTCTGACTGGATGGATATCGAGAAACAACGTGGGATTTCGGTGACTTCATCTGTGATGCAGTTTGACTACGATGGTAAGCGCGTGAATATCCTAGACACCCCAGGGCACGAGGACTTCTCAGAAGATACTTATCGTACCTTGATGGCGGTGGATGCTGCGGTCATGGTCGTCGATTCTGCCAAGGGTATCGAGGCCCAAACCAAGAAATTGTTTGAGGTTGTCAAGCACCGTGGGATTCCAGTCTTTACCTTTATGAACAAGCTGGACCGTGATGGCCGTGAGCCACTGGACCTATTGCAAGAACTAGAAGAAGTCCTAGGTATTGCGAGTTATCCGATGAACTGGCCAATCGGGATGGGGAAAGCTTTTGAAGGGCTCTATGACCTCTATAACCAACGCTTGGAACTTTACAAGGGGGATGAGCGTTTTGCTAGCCTAGAAGATGGGGACAAGCTTTTTGGTAGCAATCCTTTCTACGAGCAAGTCAAAGATGATATTGAACTTTTAAATGAAGCTGGAAATGAATTCTCAGAGGAAGCTATCCTTGCTGGAGAATTAACACCTGTCTTTTTCGGTTCAGCTTTGACAAACTTTGGTGTGCAGACCTTCCTTGAAACCTTCCTCAAGTTTGCTCCAGAACCACATGGGCACAAGAAAACAGATGGAGAAATTGTGGATCCTTATGACGAGGATTTCTCAGGATTTGTCTTTAAAATCCAAGCCAACATGGATCCTCGTCACCGTGACCGTATCGCCTTTGTCCGTATCGTATCAGGGGAATTTGAGCGTGGCATGAGTGTCAACCTGCCTCGTACTGGTAAGGGTGCTAAACTTTCAAATGTCACTCAGTTTATGGCGGAAAGTCGTGAGAATGTGACCAATGCCGTGGCAGGTGATATCATCGGTGTTTACGATACCGGTACTTATCAGGTTGGGGACACTTTAACAGTTGGAAAAAACAAGTTTGAATTTGAACCCCTACCAACCTTTACACCTGAAATTTTCATGAAAGTTTCTGCTAAGAATGTCATGAAGCAAAAATCCTTCCATAAGGGGATTGAGCAACTGGTACAAGAAGGAGCCATCCAGCTTTATAAGAATTACCAAACAGGCGAGTACATGCTGGGAGCTGTCGGTCAACTCCAGTTTGAAGTCTTTAAACACCGCATGGAAGGCGAGTACAACGCTGAAGTAGTTATGAGCCCAATGGGTAAAAAGACCGTTCGTTGGATCAAGCCTGAGGACTTGGATGAACGGATGTCGTCAAGCCGAAATATCTTGGCTAAAGACCGTTTCGACCAACCAGTCTTTCTCTTTGAAAATGACTTTGCCCTCCGCTGGTTTGCGGACAAGTATCCAGACGTAGAGTTGGAAGAGAAGATGTAG
- the gatC gene encoding Asp-tRNA(Asn)/Glu-tRNA(Gln) amidotransferase subunit GatC — MKITQEEVTHVANLSKLRFSEEETAAFATTLSKIVDMVELLGEVDTAGVAPTTTMADRKTVLRPDVAEEGTDRDRLFKNVPEKDNYYIKVPAILDDGGDA, encoded by the coding sequence ATGAAAATTACGCAAGAAGAGGTAACACACGTTGCCAATCTTTCAAAATTAAGATTCTCTGAAGAAGAAACTGCTGCCTTTGCGACGACCTTATCTAAGATTGTTGACATGGTTGAATTGCTGGGCGAAGTTGACACAGCTGGTGTCGCACCAACTACAACTATGGCTGACCGCAAGACCGTACTCCGCCCTGATGTGGCCGAAGAAGGAACAGATCGCGATCGCTTGTTTAAAAATGTACCTGAAAAAGACAACTACTATATCAAGGTACCAGCTATCCTAGACGATGGAGGAGATGCCTAA
- the gatA gene encoding Asp-tRNA(Asn)/Glu-tRNA(Gln) amidotransferase subunit GatA has protein sequence MTFNNKTIEDLHNLLVSKEISATELTQATLEDIKSRETAINAFVTIAEEQALAQAKAIDEAGIDADNVLSGIPLAVKDNISTDGILTTAASKMLYNYEPIFDATAVSNAKSKGMIVVGKTNMDEFAMGGSGETSYYGATKNAWDHTKVPGGSSSGSAAAVASGQVRLSLGSDTGGSIRQPAAFNGIVGLKPTYGTVSRFGLIAFGSSLDQIGPFAPTVKENALLLNAIASEDAKDSTSAPVRIADFTSKIGHDIKGMKIALPKEYLGEGIDPEVKEAILNAAKHFEKLGAIVEEVSLPHSKYGVAVYYIIASSEASSNLQRFDGIRYGYRAEDATNLDEIYVNSRSQGFGEEVKRRIMLGTFSLSSGYYDAYYKKAGQVRTLIIQDFEKVFADYDLILGPTAPSVAYDLDSLNHDPVAMYLADLLTIPVNLAGLPGISIPAGFSQGLPVGLQLIGPKYSEETIYQAAAAFEATTDYHKQQPVIFGGDN, from the coding sequence ATGACTTTTAACAATAAAACCATTGAAGACTTGCACAATCTCCTTGTTTCTAAGGAAATTTCTGCAACCGAATTAACACAAGCAACGCTTGAAGATATCAAGTCTCGCGAGACAGCTATCAACGCTTTTGTTACCATCGCTGAAGAGCAGGCTCTTGCTCAAGCCAAAGCCATTGATGAAGCTGGAATTGACGCTGATAATGTCCTTTCAGGAATTCCACTTGCCGTTAAGGATAACATCTCTACTGACGGTATCCTCACAACTGCTGCCTCAAAAATGCTCTACAACTACGAACCTATCTTTGATGCGACAGCTGTATCAAATGCTAAATCAAAAGGCATGATTGTCGTCGGAAAAACCAACATGGACGAATTTGCCATGGGTGGTTCTGGTGAAACTTCTTACTATGGTGCTACTAAAAATGCATGGGACCATACCAAGGTTCCTGGTGGTTCATCAAGTGGTTCTGCCGCAGCTGTAGCCTCAGGGCAAGTTCGCTTGTCACTTGGTTCTGATACTGGTGGCTCCATCCGCCAACCAGCTGCCTTCAATGGGATCGTTGGTCTCAAACCAACCTACGGAACGGTTTCTCGTTTCGGTCTCATTGCCTTTGGTAGCTCATTGGACCAAATTGGACCTTTTGCTCCTACTGTTAAGGAGAATGCCCTCTTGCTCAACGCTATTGCAAGCGAAGATGCTAAAGACTCGACTTCTGCTCCTGTCCGCATTGCCGACTTTACCTCAAAAATCGGGCATGACATCAAGGGCATGAAAATCGCTTTGCCTAAAGAATATCTTGGTGAAGGAATTGACCCAGAGGTTAAGGAAGCCATTCTTAATGCGGCTAAACACTTTGAAAAACTTGGTGCCATCGTTGAAGAAGTCAGCCTTCCTCACTCTAAATACGGTGTTGCCGTTTACTACATCATCGCTTCATCAGAAGCTTCATCAAACTTGCAACGTTTTGACGGTATCCGTTACGGCTACCGCGCAGAAGATGCAACCAACCTTGATGAAATCTATGTAAACAGTCGTAGCCAAGGTTTTGGTGAAGAAGTGAAACGTCGTATCATGCTAGGCACTTTCAGTCTTTCATCAGGTTACTACGATGCCTACTACAAGAAGGCTGGTCAGGTTCGTACACTCATCATTCAAGATTTCGAAAAAGTCTTCGCGGATTACGACTTGATTTTGGGTCCAACTGCTCCAAGTGTTGCCTATGACTTGGACTCACTCAACCATGACCCAGTTGCCATGTACTTGGCTGACCTCTTGACCATTCCAGTCAACTTGGCAGGACTTCCAGGGATTTCGATTCCTGCTGGATTCTCTCAAGGTCTACCTGTCGGTCTCCAATTGATCGGTCCTAAGTATTCTGAGGAAACTATTTACCAAGCTGCTGCTGCTTTTGAGGCGACAACAGACTACCACAAACAACAACCCGTGATTTTTGGAGGTGATAACTAA
- the gatB gene encoding Asp-tRNA(Asn)/Glu-tRNA(Gln) amidotransferase subunit GatB yields the protein MNFETVIGLEVHVELNTNSKIFSPTSAHFGNDQNANTNVIDWSFPGVLPVLNKGVVDAGIKAALALNMDIHKKMHFDRKNYFYPDNPKAYQISQFDEPIGYNGWIEVELEDGTTKKIGIERAHLEEDAGKNTHGTDGYSYVDLNRQGVPLIEIVSEADMRSPEEAYAYLTALKEVIQYAGISDVKMEEGSMRVDANISLRPYGQEKFGTKTELKNLNSFSNVRKGLEYEVQRQAEILRSGGQIRQETRRYDEANKATILMRVKEGAADYRYFPEPDLPLFEISDEWIEEMRTELPEFPKERRVRYVADLGLSDYDASQLTANKVTSDFFEKAVALGGDAKQVSNWLQGEVAQFLNAEGKTLEQIELTPENLVEMIAIIEDGTISSKIAKKVFVHLAKNGGGAREYVEKAGMVQISDPDILIPIIHQVFADNEAAVADFKSGKRNADKAFTGFLMKATKGQANPQVALKLLAQELAKLKNE from the coding sequence ATGAACTTTGAAACAGTCATTGGACTTGAAGTCCACGTAGAGCTCAACACCAATTCAAAAATCTTCTCACCCACTTCTGCCCACTTTGGAAATGACCAAAATGCCAACACTAACGTGATTGACTGGTCTTTCCCAGGAGTTCTGCCAGTTCTTAATAAAGGTGTTGTTGATGCCGGTATCAAAGCTGCTCTTGCCCTCAACATGGACATCCACAAAAAGATGCACTTTGACCGCAAGAACTACTTCTATCCTGATAATCCCAAAGCCTACCAAATTTCTCAGTTTGATGAGCCAATCGGTTATAACGGCTGGATTGAAGTCGAGCTAGAAGACGGTACGACTAAGAAAATCGGTATCGAACGTGCCCACCTAGAGGAAGACGCTGGTAAAAACACCCACGGTACAGATGGCTACTCTTATGTAGACCTCAACCGCCAAGGGGTGCCATTGATTGAGATTGTCTCTGAAGCCGACATGCGCTCACCAGAAGAAGCCTACGCTTATCTAACAGCCCTCAAGGAAGTTATCCAGTACGCTGGCATTTCTGACGTTAAGATGGAAGAAGGGTCTATGCGTGTGGATGCCAATATCTCTCTTCGTCCGTATGGTCAAGAGAAATTCGGTACCAAAACTGAGTTGAAGAACCTCAACTCCTTCTCAAACGTTCGTAAGGGTCTTGAATACGAAGTGCAACGTCAGGCTGAAATCCTTCGCTCAGGTGGTCAAATTCGCCAAGAAACACGCCGTTACGATGAAGCTAACAAAGCAACTATCCTCATGCGTGTCAAGGAAGGGGCTGCAGACTACCGCTACTTCCCAGAACCAGACCTACCTCTCTTTGAAATCTCAGACGAGTGGATTGAGGAAATGCGTACAGAGTTACCAGAGTTTCCAAAAGAACGCCGTGTTCGCTATGTAGCTGACCTTGGCTTGTCAGACTATGATGCCAGCCAGTTGACTGCAAATAAAGTTACTTCTGACTTCTTTGAGAAAGCTGTTGCCCTCGGTGGCGATGCTAAGCAAGTCTCAAACTGGCTCCAAGGTGAGGTTGCTCAGTTCTTGAACGCTGAAGGCAAGACACTGGAACAAATCGAATTGACACCAGAAAACTTGGTTGAAATGATTGCCATCATCGAAGACGGCACTATTTCTTCTAAGATTGCCAAGAAAGTCTTTGTCCACCTTGCTAAAAATGGCGGTGGAGCGCGTGAATACGTGGAAAAAGCAGGCATGGTTCAAATCTCAGATCCAGATATTCTGATTCCAATCATCCACCAAGTCTTCGCCGATAACGAGGCTGCTGTTGCCGACTTCAAGTCAGGCAAACGCAACGCAGACAAGGCCTTCACAGGCTTCCTCATGAAAGCAACCAAAGGCCAAGCCAACCCACAAGTCGCCCTTAAACTCCTTGCCCAAGAATTAGCGAAGTTGAAAAATGAGTAA
- a CDS encoding zinc-ribbon domain-containing transport protein gives MKKLYTLLTTCLLLLFVTPMQSIDAGVGHSRSGSSSRSSSSSNGSRSRSSSSNSGSSSYRSSYSSGDGSYSSSYSEQELYGIVVFLIGIYVVVLVLKNKSNQSSSEKSYSSATVYNPQNHRRVEHNTLATSRVKYGDPNFDADAFASWVKEVYIQLQAAWTKKDWNLARSLESTSLYSQHSIQLEDHIRAKTTNVLEKVYVENVRIKDFYENPDGNDTLVVILSSTLRDYVIEDQSKRVIEGDPQEDLFTVYQMNFIRKHGSQTELNVSDEAISDHCPNCGAPLKISAISKCDYCDADLTRSPNQWVLDTYDVVDEDELYN, from the coding sequence ATGAAAAAGTTATATACTCTTCTCACCACCTGTTTACTACTCCTTTTCGTTACACCGATGCAATCCATCGATGCAGGGGTAGGACATTCTCGAAGTGGTAGCTCTAGCCGTAGTAGCTCCAGTTCAAATGGTAGCCGAAGCCGTTCCAGTAGCAGTAATAGCGGTAGTTCTTCCTACAGAAGTAGCTACAGTTCTGGAGACGGTTCCTATAGTTCGAGTTACTCTGAGCAAGAGTTGTACGGAATTGTAGTCTTTTTAATAGGTATTTACGTAGTTGTCTTAGTTCTAAAGAATAAAAGTAATCAAAGCTCATCAGAAAAATCCTATAGTAGCGCTACTGTATATAATCCCCAAAACCATCGTCGAGTTGAACACAATACATTAGCTACTAGTCGTGTTAAATATGGCGATCCAAACTTTGATGCCGATGCTTTCGCTTCATGGGTTAAAGAAGTCTATATTCAGTTACAGGCAGCCTGGACTAAAAAGGATTGGAATTTGGCTCGCTCTCTTGAAAGTACCAGCCTTTATTCCCAACATAGTATACAACTCGAAGATCATATCCGGGCGAAAACAACTAATGTTTTAGAAAAAGTCTATGTTGAAAATGTTCGCATTAAAGATTTCTACGAAAATCCTGATGGTAACGATACCCTTGTTGTGATCTTGTCATCTACACTCAGGGACTATGTCATTGAAGACCAAAGCAAACGTGTCATCGAAGGTGATCCTCAAGAGGACTTGTTTACAGTCTATCAAATGAACTTTATCCGTAAACACGGAAGTCAAACTGAACTAAATGTCAGTGATGAAGCCATCAGTGACCACTGTCCCAACTGTGGTGCCCCATTGAAAATCTCTGCTATCAGTAAATGTGACTATTGCGATGCTGATCTAACACGCAGTCCAAACCAATGGGTACTCGATACCTACGATGTTGTGGATGAAGACGAACTTTATAATTAG
- a CDS encoding SPFH domain-containing protein yields the protein MGFIRAALSSGLNSFNDSKFKEAIVLPNNLTADALAIKGQLLTKDPDGTSRQSNQNTGLLTDGSVVIVPQGYVAILVNNGTFLGDVLEAGSHEWRSEDNAWLLEKGGIKGTWENFKNRFSFGGQVITQQEIIFIRMQPIAGNKFGTQNAVEYFSERYQQLLNIRFYGLFDIKVADPVLFYVSSISQQIEDHRAFTLKDIAQGTLRQNISPKIAIAIAKFTNENRVDIYSLNANQDTFNDLAKQEVNKVWTGLYGIETTNILLEDLSYDQESLNIIRKLDSELVAMKYNTIEIEERRARNEALIVAANNEGNGNGMNIIMGMNLGQTLGGQLNQQTQAPIQNNGQTASKNFYIEVDGKYVLVTKDEEGNIVPVN from the coding sequence ATGGGATTTATTCGTGCCGCCCTATCTTCAGGGCTTAATAGTTTCAATGATAGCAAATTTAAAGAAGCTATTGTTCTTCCAAATAACCTAACAGCTGATGCCTTGGCCATTAAAGGACAACTTCTTACAAAAGATCCTGACGGCACTTCTAGACAAAGCAACCAAAATACTGGACTTTTAACAGATGGTTCTGTAGTCATTGTTCCACAAGGTTATGTAGCTATTCTTGTCAACAACGGAACCTTCCTTGGCGATGTCTTAGAAGCTGGTAGCCACGAATGGCGTTCTGAAGATAATGCCTGGCTTCTTGAAAAGGGTGGTATAAAGGGTACTTGGGAAAATTTCAAAAACCGCTTCTCTTTTGGTGGTCAAGTCATTACCCAACAGGAAATCATCTTTATCCGTATGCAACCCATCGCAGGTAATAAATTTGGTACTCAAAACGCCGTAGAGTATTTCAGTGAACGCTATCAACAATTGCTCAATATTCGTTTCTACGGCTTGTTTGATATCAAAGTTGCTGATCCAGTCCTATTTTATGTCAGCTCCATCAGTCAACAAATTGAAGATCATAGAGCATTTACCCTGAAAGATATCGCTCAGGGAACTCTCAGACAAAATATCTCTCCTAAAATTGCTATTGCAATCGCCAAATTTACAAACGAAAACCGAGTTGATATCTATAGTCTTAATGCCAATCAAGATACTTTCAACGATCTAGCAAAACAAGAAGTTAACAAGGTATGGACTGGACTTTACGGAATTGAAACAACCAATATCCTGCTTGAAGATTTGAGCTATGACCAAGAAAGCTTGAATATTATTCGTAAACTTGATAGCGAACTAGTCGCTATGAAATACAATACGATTGAGATTGAAGAACGTCGTGCCCGTAACGAAGCTCTCATCGTTGCTGCAAACAATGAAGGCAATGGCAATGGTATGAACATAATTATGGGAATGAATCTGGGACAAACGCTTGGCGGGCAACTCAACCAACAAACTCAAGCTCCTATTCAAAATAATGGGCAAACTGCAAGTAAGAACTTTTACATCGAGGTAGACGGCAAGTATGTTCTCGTAACCAAAGATGAAGAAGGAAATATCGTACCTGTAAACTAA
- the efp gene encoding elongation factor P produces the protein MIEASKLKAGMTFETADGKLIRVLEASHHKPGKGNTIMRMKLRDVRTGSTFDTSYRPEEKFEQAIIETVPAQYLYKMDETAYFMNTETYDQYEIPVVNVENELLYILENSDVKIQFYGTEVIGVTVPTTVELTVAETQPSIKGATVTGSGKPATMETGLVVNVPDFIEAGQKLIINTAEGTYVSRA, from the coding sequence ATGATTGAAGCAAGCAAATTGAAAGCTGGTATGACATTTGAAACTGCAGACGGAAAATTAATCCGCGTTTTGGAAGCTAGCCACCACAAACCAGGTAAAGGGAACACAATCATGCGTATGAAATTGCGTGATGTCCGTACTGGTTCTACATTTGACACAAGCTACCGTCCAGAAGAAAAATTCGAACAAGCTATTATCGAAACTGTTCCAGCTCAATACTTGTACAAAATGGATGAAACTGCCTACTTCATGAACACTGAAACTTACGACCAATACGAAATCCCAGTCGTAAATGTTGAAAATGAATTGCTTTACATCCTTGAAAACTCTGATGTGAAAATTCAATTCTACGGAACTGAAGTAATCGGTGTAACTGTACCAACTACTGTTGAATTGACAGTCGCTGAAACACAACCATCTATCAAAGGTGCTACTGTTACAGGTTCTGGTAAACCAGCAACTATGGAAACTGGACTTGTTGTCAACGTTCCCGACTTCATCGAAGCTGGACAAAAATTGATCATCAACACTGCAGAAGGAACTTACGTTTCTCGTGCCTAA
- a CDS encoding Asp23/Gls24 family envelope stress response protein has protein sequence MGIEEQFGEIVIAPRVLEKIIAIATAKVEGVHSFSNKSVSDTLSKFSLGRGVYLKNIEEELTADIYLYLEYGVKVPKVALTIQKAVKDAVRDMADVELSAVNIHVAGIVPDKTPKPELKDLFNEDFLND, from the coding sequence ATGGGAATTGAAGAACAATTTGGCGAAATCGTTATCGCTCCACGTGTACTTGAAAAAATCATTGCCATCGCAACTGCTAAAGTTGAGGGTGTCCACTCATTTTCAAATAAATCCGTATCTGATACCCTATCAAAATTTTCTCTAGGTCGTGGCGTTTATCTTAAAAATATCGAAGAAGAGCTGACAGCTGATATCTATCTCTATCTTGAGTACGGTGTGAAGGTACCAAAAGTTGCTCTTACTATTCAAAAAGCAGTCAAAGATGCTGTTCGTGATATGGCTGATGTGGAACTTTCTGCTGTTAACATCCATGTTGCAGGAATCGTTCCAGATAAAACACCAAAACCTGAGTTGAAAGATCTATTTAACGAGGACTTCCTCAATGACTAG
- the nusB gene encoding transcription antitermination factor NusB: MTSPLLESRRELRKCAFQALMSLEFGTDVETACHFAYTHDREDADVQIPAFLLNLVSGVQAQKNELDKQINQHLKSGWTVERLTLVEKNLLRLGIFEITSFDTPQLVAVNEAIELAKNFSDQKSARFINGLLSQFVTEENE, encoded by the coding sequence ATGACTAGTCCATTATTAGAATCTAGACGTGAACTTCGTAAATGCGCTTTTCAAGCCCTCATGAGCCTTGAATTCGGGACAGATGTGGAAACAGCTTGTCACTTTGCCTACACGCATGACCGTGAAGATGCAGATGTGCAAATTCCTGCCTTTCTTCTGAACTTGGTTTCTGGCGTTCAAGCTCAAAAAAACGAGTTGGATAAACAAATCAACCAGCACCTCAAGTCAGGCTGGACAGTTGAACGCTTGACCTTGGTCGAAAAAAACTTACTACGCTTGGGAATCTTTGAAATCACATCATTTGATACACCTCAGCTGGTAGCAGTCAATGAAGCCATTGAACTTGCTAAGAATTTTTCAGATCAAAAATCAGCCCGTTTTATCAATGGACTGCTTAGTCAATTTGTAACTGAAGAAAATGAATAA
- a CDS encoding acetyl-CoA carboxylase carboxyl transferase subunit alpha, whose protein sequence is MNIAKIVREAREQSRLTTLDFAAGIFDEFIQLHGDRSFRDDGAVVGGIGWLGDQAVTVVGIQKGKSLQDNLKRNFGQPHPEGYRKALRLMKQAEKFGRPVVTFINTAGAYPGVGAEERGQGEAIARNLMEMSDLKVPIIAIIIGEGGSGGALALAVADRVWMLENSIYAILSPEGFASVLWKDGTRAMEAAELMKITSHELLEMDVVDKVISEAGLSSKELIKSVKKELQTELAMLSQKPLEALLEERYQRFRKY, encoded by the coding sequence ATGAATATTGCAAAAATAGTCAGAGAAGCGCGTGAGCAGAGCCGCTTGACAACTTTGGACTTTGCGGCAGGCATTTTTGATGAATTTATCCAATTACACGGTGACCGTTCTTTTCGTGACGATGGTGCAGTTGTTGGTGGTATCGGCTGGCTTGGAGACCAAGCTGTAACAGTGGTTGGTATCCAAAAAGGCAAGAGCTTGCAAGATAACCTTAAACGGAATTTTGGCCAACCTCATCCAGAAGGCTACCGTAAGGCCCTACGTTTGATGAAACAGGCTGAAAAATTTGGCCGTCCAGTTGTGACCTTTATCAATACAGCAGGTGCCTATCCTGGTGTCGGCGCGGAAGAACGTGGTCAAGGTGAAGCTATCGCTCGCAATCTCATGGAAATGAGTGACTTGAAAGTTCCTATTATCGCCATCATTATCGGTGAAGGTGGTTCAGGTGGGGCTTTGGCTCTAGCAGTCGCAGACCGTGTCTGGATGCTGGAAAATTCTATCTATGCCATTCTCAGCCCAGAAGGCTTTGCTTCCGTTTTATGGAAGGATGGCACTCGTGCCATGGAAGCGGCAGAACTGATGAAAATCACTTCACATGAATTGTTAGAAATGGACGTGGTGGATAAGGTGATTTCTGAAGCAGGACTTTCTAGTAAAGAACTGATTAAGAGTGTAAAAAAAGAACTCCAAACTGAGCTAGCCATGCTTTCACAAAAACCGTTAGAAGCGTTGTTGGAAGAGCGTTATCAACGATTTAGAAAATACTAA
- the accD gene encoding acetyl-CoA carboxylase, carboxyltransferase subunit beta, which translates to MALFSKKDKYIRINPNRSVREKPQAKPEVPDELFSQCPGCKHTIYQKDLGSERICPHCSYTFRISAQERLALTIDMGTFKELFSGIESKDPLHFPGYQKKLAAMREKTGLDEAVVTGTALIKGQTVALGIMDSNFIMASMGTVVGEKITRLFEYATAEQLPVVLFTASGGARMQEGIMSLMQMAKISAAVKRHSNAGLFYLTILTDPTTGGVTASFAMEGDIILAEPQSLVGFAGRRVIENTVRENLPEDFQKAEFLLEHGFVDAIVKRRDLPDTIASLVRLHGGSPR; encoded by the coding sequence ATGGCTCTATTTAGTAAAAAAGATAAGTATATTCGAATCAATCCCAATCGTTCGGTTAGGGAAAAACCTCAAGCTAAGCCAGAGGTTCCAGATGAATTATTCTCCCAGTGTCCAGGCTGTAAGCATACTATTTATCAGAAGGATCTGGGAAGTGAGCGTATCTGTCCACACTGTAGTTACACCTTTCGTATTTCTGCCCAAGAACGCTTGGCTTTGACGATTGATATGGGAACCTTCAAGGAATTGTTTTCAGGGATTGAAAGCAAGGATCCCTTGCATTTCCCTGGTTATCAAAAGAAACTAGCAGCTATGCGTGAAAAAACAGGTCTAGATGAAGCTGTTGTGACAGGAACTGCTCTTATTAAAGGTCAGACTGTGGCTCTTGGGATTATGGACTCCAACTTTATCATGGCATCTATGGGTACGGTTGTAGGGGAGAAAATCACTCGCTTGTTTGAGTATGCGACTGCTGAACAGTTGCCAGTTGTTCTCTTCACAGCATCTGGTGGAGCTCGTATGCAGGAAGGAATCATGAGTCTCATGCAGATGGCCAAGATCTCTGCAGCAGTTAAACGACATTCAAATGCTGGTCTCTTTTATCTGACCATTTTGACAGATCCAACGACAGGTGGAGTAACAGCTTCTTTCGCTATGGAAGGAGATATTATTCTAGCTGAACCACAGAGTTTGGTTGGTTTTGCTGGGCGTCGTGTGATTGAAAATACGGTTCGTGAAAACTTGCCTGAGGATTTCCAAAAGGCAGAATTCCTACTGGAGCATGGCTTTGTGGATGCTATTGTCAAAAGAAGAGACTTGCCAGATACCATTGCCAGCCTAGTCAGATTGCATGGAGGGAGTCCTAGATGA